The Festucalex cinctus isolate MCC-2025b chromosome 16, RoL_Fcin_1.0, whole genome shotgun sequence sequence TTGCAACCCTGCTTTTAACAGGATAAGAGCAATGGAGGAAAGAAGGAGTCTTCACGTTGCCGTAACAACACAGACCAGCCTGACAGAAGAGACCAGAGACAATACGGAGGAGGACCAGGTATTGActgtgtttttttgtatgtgtgtgagagTAAATTCCCGCAACATACCTGATGAATTCCCACAATACAATGATTGCGAATCACTTATTTAGACTGTCcggaatgtttgtttttgcattccAGATGGCATCCGAGTTCATCAAATCGCAGATGATGACGGTGTTCAAAGACCTGCAGCAGGCCCAGAGCAAGCTGGATGAAGCGGAAGGCATGAAGAAGAACCTGCAGGACCGGTTTGTTGGCAAATGTTTTCAAAGAGAGCTCACGTTTGAGTTAGGTTGGCACTACAGCGCCGCTGCAACTCGGCTCTCCTAGGTGTCGCGAGGTGGAGAACGACGTGGCCACTCTGAAGGCCCAGCTGGTTGACACGCAGGCGGTCAAATCGGAGAACGAACAGCTGAAGCTGCAACTCGACAGCATGCAAGCAGAGAGTTTAATCGTGCAGAAGGAGGCTTGGGAGAAGAGGTGTGTGAACGCACGTATTCGCACACAGAGTTTACATGTTGTTACAATCGGACATGATAAATGCTGTGCTCATCTCAGGAGCAACCTAGCCCAACTGAAGGACGCCTACACCAAATTGTTTGACGACTACAATGAGCTCCAAGAAGAGAGGAACAGGAGAGAggtaatgtgtaaaaaaaaaaagataggatcatctgggtcaagttaaagcagcttttattgtcacgaaaaatcatcagactttgcggcaccataacggccacgccctttggctaaaagttacaatatttggtgtgagGCATAATCAACGTCTTAAGgcttggatcccttcaacgagcttggcgcagtagctaaaaacgtaaagtatgacatttattgtcaccactaggtggcgctatatgtataacggaattttatcatagattttttttcagactcttaagttgtatgagaagttcgggattttttggagcttggaCATGGGAGTTAAGCATtttctctttctggacaaatgaaatttgaaaggcaatatttgatgccccgcccctgtcatatagtatttcaaaaagtcaggatttttttgcccagttgttgtcccaCGTCTTGAAATggtacatgccaagtttgaaggcaATCAGATGTGaatcacagtgaatgtgcaaaaatgggccaaaattggacattcaaaaattcatatctcacttcctgtacattttagcacatttattgacattgacatttattgacaatatgttacacgtgacctcactagtctaaacatgacattctgattaatattacatttgtggaatatgaattatgaagcaaaaaccagccgtttttatccatctcagggggcagccattttgccacttgctgttgactgaagatgacatcacagttgctcaggcaacgaccaatcacagatcatctcttttctgaagctgagctgtgattggttgttaccagagATGGGGAAAACCAAGTCAATatagtaaaaaccctgccagagtttggctttagccacaggtgcttctcgtaatgacctcgtttacctgccacctgtagctaaagccaaactgtggcagggtttttactttctcgaCCAGGATTTTTCAActctggttgttacctgagacctgagcaactgtgatgccattttcactcaacagcaaatggcaaaatggccgctgccTTATATTGATAGCTACTGTTTgagtttgctgcttaactcatattccactaacgcaatattatcCAGAATGCCGTATTTAGACTACTGGGGCTGCTTCGGCCATATTATGGTCAAAAAATTAatttttgggttgatttccCCTCTAAGTAAAAGCATTCCCAGACATAGAGGCGTCTCTTTTGCATTTAAATGTCAAATCCAGATGGAGGTTTAAATTGATCGATTGTGGTCTTGCATACACGGcataatttccatttttatccatttcctCTACCTCTTGTCCTCATTACAATTCCGGGGCAagcagtttttttaattttatttatgttatattttttggggggagtcgTAAGATTTGTCAATTTGTATCAGATAAAAACTACAAGTTAACGTTTTGGCTACAAGTTAATGTTATAAAACCTGTATGAGTTCAACACAACACCTTCCCACAATTGTAGTCTAAGATAATTAAATCGCTACAGGAACTGCTATTTTATTACATTCTCGTCGATTAGCATGTTGCAACCAGCTGTAGCCATCAAATTATGTAAGACCCCCCCAACATAAATTGCTTTAATCTTTCACTAAAGCGTCCAAAACTCGATTTAAAAGGTTCAACAGCcattaaagaggaaaaaaaaaatgtggctaaGACATAGAAAAGTGTAAAGTAGTCTGCATACAAATTTACAAGATTCCTTTTTTTTGGTACTAAACAGGTACAGATCAATCAATCTTTGCAGGGGATATTAATCAGTCAGTCAACTTTGGTGCTGCAGGCGGTGCTGGTGGAGAGAGAGGTGGTGGACGATCTTCAAGGCCAGCTGAGTGCCGCCGAGAAGGCCCTGGCCGCCAAGCAGGAGAACATCGACAGCTTGAAGCAGGAGATTTTCCAGAAGGAGAAGGAGCTGGAGACCATCTCTGTTTTCGAGGCACAGGTCGGCCGGCGCGAATTCTTAATTGAAACATGTTgcataaattataaaattatcagaaataagaaaaaattggcatgttttttttgttttttttttaaatagaattaacttttttccataaaacacaaaatactaGTAAAagaattttgtattgtattaactaatttgctaatttatttcaaTTAAGTTAAATAGCagtaatataataattaaaaaaatgtgacattaattttaataaaattgatattttcatttcaattatttaaaaaattataaatgataattttattattaaaattaactgttaaacaaaaatgcaaaaatgtttgtgaaataatcatatttttgattattttaatattatatttagtattattatattattattgtttatgagtattttaattttatgataAAATTGGCATTATTGAgtaggtaaaataaaaaaatgctgttggtcataaactaaaaaaaatactaaaataattgCTTAGAGAATTATAATTAATTCATggggggttttaaaaaaaaaacaaacatgagaattattattttattccaccacatttttcttttgaccTTATCTTTGATCGACCAGACTAATCCTgcttaaaaatcaaatgtggctcAAGAgcggggttattatagttttggaattttcattttagttagtttcgatTTCATCTTGAGTTTTCTTttataaatttagttagttttaattagttttcaatgtggctctgttagtttttattagtttgttatttaataaatgtccattttagtttgtttcagtattaCGTAGTtctgttttagtattttttatcttaaatgtgtattacttgtgcgcaatatttaaaaaacaccatgggagcggcgtcatctgaaggtgctcttCTATTGATTGCTgctcgatgatgtcacttctgtgtggcacactttcaaacgttcttattccggttaatatcaaaataaaactatttaaaatcatccccaaatgttCATGCgttaaattaccaaagactaaaacgaaggacatttttgctataattatacttagttttagttagttttgtaaacatagaatgtagtttgttagttttcgtttttttaaagcatttttattttatttcgttaatgtttttttttttattttagtttttccgttagggttagttaactaaaataaccttgctcaaGAGACAAAAGTTTGCCCAGCCCCACTTTAAAGTATGATACTCAGTATTAAGGTGGATTTTATGTGTTTGAAACCTGGTGTTTGTTCCCTCTCCGCAGGCTCAAGTCTACTGCTCTGATTTCTACGCGGAGCGGGCGGCGAGGGAGAAACTGCACGAGGAGAGGGAGCGTCTGGCTGTTCAACTGGAGTACGTGAAGAAGCAGAACAACCATCTGCAGGAGCAGATGAACTCAATGAGCCGGTATGCCCAATgaccccccctccccaaaaaaaaaagagcacaagaACTGTAGCTAGCAGTCAAtagaaaatgtttccaaacaggAAATTAAATGACATTCAAGTGTTGTCACAGAATATGCAAGGAGCAAAACTGTCATGGCTTATCACTAGTGTCCCTTTTGCtgaaaataataattccttGTTGAGTAATATGTATCTCTATTCATTGCTGCCGCCCACTAAAGGTAACGTTTCCTCACCTCTGTGGAATTTGCTGTGTGCGTCCACAGGCAGAAATTGAGTGACATGCAAAGAAGACATGTGGCAAATCCAAACACACAAGGTGCAGCTTTTGTTTCCAGAGgtaggtttttatttattggtcACGGTGATGCTTAACTCTTTTTCCTGCCAAGAACGGGAATTAACGTTAACGGAAATCCCAACGAGTTCTGCCagtaacgttaattgacgtcaactgtgtttttgtttttatttttttcccaatgggcaccgcaacgtcttgtgcagctctggtttcatgaatgagttggaaaaaaaaggggagaaaaaaagaaaatacccgctaactatggccagcagatggcagcattgtatctttttttcaatGGTCTCCTGTgaataaaattacatgaaaacatggcgGATCTTAGGAAATACATTTTCGAAGATGTCGCGAATGATCAAAGAGTATGTCACATAAAAATCTCATTcgcagagcgtcactaaacaaaaaatatttgtgtcacagtcactgttgtgcagaaaatgtatcatttcacaaaaagctttttgtctcattttatcCATTATAGCTtagtgtcactcaaattacctaatttcaaatggtgattacttaagaacggaataaggtagaatcatactttttttttttttttttttttttccctaatgagAGAATGGAATCCAGTCCTTCATATGGAATCCACCATGTTTACGTAGTCATAGTGCCTAATATTCTGTTTGtcttttgaaagatgagtgaaaatgctcgaaatcggctggcactctaGAAGTTGTCTGTTTGGATGccgtttggcagtaaaagagttaaaagcaACATTCTGGGAGAAACTACCCACTCAAGCAGATTTCTGTCTTGCAGGCACTGACTGGCAGCATCAGGGCAGTATTCCTGAACACATCTGTCCAAAGTGCCAAGAAATGCTACCAGATCTCGACTCCCTGCAGATCCACATCATGGACTGCATCAACTAGACCCTCGTCAACTCGTGATTTAATAGTATTAGTCGTATTTGCACTTTAATCTGAGTCTTCCTCCTACCTACACTCCTGTGACGAGGTTACACGTTTGTTTCATACGCGAGATTCAGAAGAGTTGATATACTTTTTGTTCGACGTCATCTCAGTTTGTGCGAGTCAGGACAAGCTGAGAAATGTTGAGACACTTGGGGCTTTTGTATAATCGGGTATTTTTTCTCAAGAGATGTGTCATCTGGCACATATTACAAGCAGATATTTAATTTTAGGAAGCTCATACCTTGACAACTTGTTTATCCGGCACACTACTCTTGCAGAATGTAACCTGACCGCATTGTTctgtaaatttaaataaataataaggtcACATTGTTTCATTATGATGAATGAAAGTATGCCAGTGTATTTCAAAATGATTTAATCTCATCCTAACTTGTTATTCCAGAGAggtcaaaaaaacaacctatATTTTTGACACAATGGCAATCATCACCAAATGATTTTCTTCATTCCCGTCAATGTTTTCCTGGACTTGAGATTTACTTCAACAAAGAGTcggtccccaaaaaaaacaaaaacattcaaaataaaaatccagtaGTAGCAGGACCGATTATGTGAAGTACGCGTGCAATTGGTTGTCCATTCTTGACATCTTTGCGTCTGTACTGCTGTCTTCCTGATTTGTCGTGTGTCTCCTCTCTGCTAAATTAGCAAGAAACTGGTCGTGGAGAGCCTTAATGGCCACCTTGAGCTCAGCCAGCGGGACAGCGTCGTCGCAATTATTGGATGACATCCACATGGCGTTGAGTTCCTCGTGTAGCTCCGTTCTTGCTTTCCCGACGATTTCATCTGCGTAGCTTGTCAACTGTAggacaaaaacatgcattaagCAGAATCACGCACACAATTCAGCTAATTTAACTTACTTGCGGCGATTGATGAGGATCTTCAGggaagctatgtgatgtgtcAAGTGAGAGAGTTGTaggggtgatgtcatcagttttGTCATTCACAGCTTGCCGTTTCACTTTGGCTTTATAGACATGATTGGCTATGTCCTTAAGCGTGGGATAATACGCCCGGTGCTGCTCATCCGGCGCCACGACGTcagacattttggtttgaacgTTGCACCTGAGAACCGCCTGCACGTCCCTCGTGGCGGTGACGCCCTCGTCGACGAGCTGCTCGATCCACTGGATGATCTGCGGATGGAGCGGCTGGGCTTCAGTTTGGCCGCACGCTGAGTGTTCGGTGTGTGCTCGTTGGAGAGGCAAACTGATGTAAAACCGACTCTCCATCGTCACTTCCTTCCCTGCCTCCAAGTCCTGCAGCAGCCTCTGTTTGGCTTTGGTTTGCCAAATTGTCACACTTTTCTTCACCGTCACAGCGTACTCGGGCAACCTGCAGATGTGCCATACAGAGATTTTGGCTTGGCAACCTTTCTTTTTGGTGACTCCAGTGCAAAGTCTTTTTTGGGGCATATTCTCATCAGAATGTGTTGCAATGTCGCTCTTTCTTCTATGCTCCCTTTTGGGTCCATACTGGCACTCCAGCGTCTTGGTGCCACCATATGTGAAGGGAACGCCATCGTCGGTGATGCATGGGCTGATGGTCCTGCAGAAGACGAAAGAGCGAGTGCAGAACTTCTTATTCTTACATGTGAGTGGATCAAACTGCAATGATGAGGAGCGGCGGGTGCAGAATGTCgttttagtagctcttctgTACAGTTCCAGGATATTGTCTACGTTTGACTCAGTAGTCACAAAGCCGTGGATGTAGTTCCTATCTTTGCTGTAGTCCTGAAGGAAATCCTGCCACTTGACAACACTAAGAACCGGGTCGTCGTCGCCTTCCTCCATCCTGTGAAGTCAAAATTACAGTTTCACGTTAATTCTCAATCTTTTACCATCTTTAACCAGTTATTTACATGCTCATTAATCTCATGGTGGATGTAGTAAGGAGGCGAAGAAACGGATCCAAGCAGGTTGTAACGGGTGTAAGAAAGTGTCAGGGGTGTTATGTGATAGAAGAGTCTCTGCTTGGATGAAGGGGTAAGTTCATAAGATAGTGGTACGGCCGGCCATGATGTACAGATTGCAAAATCAAAAGATTGACACACTGTGGCGACCCCTAACGGGTCAAGACAAAATAAAAGGTTATAAACGTTTCTTTTAATACTGCATTAAAGTAAATTTTTACCCATATGATTCCTCGTAAACAATAACAACTCCCTCCAGAAATTcttatgaaatgttattttgGGAAACGTGAACGTAAAACATGCAGCTTTTTCTACTCTTTAGGACCTCTGTAATAGGGTACGCCTACTTTGGTGTCAGAAAATTTGCCGTCCTGTTGTGTtcagactaaaaaaaatattgctgtgAAAATGCATTTGCACTCTTCCAATTCACTTGGTACATTTATgtttgtagtttaaaaaaaaagaaaaagcatttaCTATAAGTAACCCCAAAGTTGAGAGAGGTTTTACACTCAGGCACGTATGGGGCACCTAAAAGAGATTTTAACAACACAGCGGGGTCCTCCGTTTAGCGCCAGTTTGGATTTTCTCCCTCTCTTTGTGGAGAATAGCAGCTAAAAGATGCTTTGTTAAACGAATTAATGCTCATATTTGTACGTATTATCAAATAATCGTGAAATAgcgaaactaaatacacttggATTCCTTTTAATACAATCGACTACACAAAGTGTGAATTTGACACTTTGCTGGTAAGTTGGTCGGCTTCTATTGAATTGTACTGACTGTATTGCGACTATTCAAAGTAGTATTCACGTCCTTTCTTAATTatggtttttaaatgtttaaaatgtgttCTGTCCTGAACATGTActtactatctatctatccactTTCACTGGAGTGTCATCCTGTAGCTTGGCAGCTATACTTCGGTGGACTCTGCTCTATCATGGATTGtaagtagtttttattttttattgtttttaattgctgtttttattttattttagcttaCTCCACGatccaaaaaaacatgcatgtcagCTTCAGTAAAAACTTTAaactgtccataggtgtgagtaAGAAGTATTCTATGTCTAATTGTCTattaactgcgattggctggtgaccagtccaggaaccaaaaatcagctgggataagctccaaCTCACCTTTAACCCTAACAAGGACAAAtggcatagaaaatggatgtttaacacCTCAACAGTGTGTTGATCAGTAATTCATTTACAGTATAGTACTCTCTGTCCAGGTGAAGACGATCTGGacattttgacagccctaatggcGGAGAATGGGGGCTGTGGAGAGGAGCTGCAGCAGGCAGATGACTTGGATGGCCTGTTTGACAATGACAGTGGGGATGAATATGAGGAAAGACGATATGTGGAGCCGGAGGAAGAATTGTCAGAGCTTTTTGGAGATGTCGATGATATTGAAAACGAAGAGCAAGTGGCTAAGGAAAGTAAAAGCAAAGCCGGTGACAGTCTGAACAGGTCCCAAGAAGAGCTACAAGGTCTGTATCTGTGCTGTTTCTCAGGGGACACACTTTAAGTTgatgttttattgatttatatattttctttttccttccaTTCTGTTCAGAGGAGTTGAGGCAAATGCAGGAGAAAATGCAGGCATTGCAGAGGCAGCTGGAGGCAAGCCAGAGTGCTTCCTGCTCCTCTTCCTCGGTGAAAACATCAGAGAGCTCACCCACTCTGAAACCGTCACCTCCCAGCCAGGCTACTGCCAAGCGTATCCCCGCAAAGGCAGCTGCTGTGACACAGAACATACAGAATCAATCTGGtaaaaaaatgattcaataaTCACAGAAGGAGATGACAAAATATGCTAATACAGTGCTCACCCGCTTTGTCACAGTTCGTCGTCATACTTGCTTACCGTAATGCCCTCATGTGAGAAAGGAGATTAAATTAGTTCACTACATTGacagtctgtttcatttcaTTATCAGTGACGTCATCGTCCGATCCAGTCAGAGCAGGAAGCCAGAAGGTGCAAGAGTCCTCGGACTTTATCTCCGAGCTGAGCAACGCTGACTCTTTTAAACGCAAACCCAGAATGGCCCACCAAAGCAAACACAGCACTTCACCAGGTAAATCCATCACATCATTGAATAACCCATTGTTGGAGTTTCTCGTGTAttggtgtattattattattcttttataTCAGAAGCTAGAGTGCCATTGGTAGAAATTAAGATGGGAAGCTCCTTCCTGCCGGTGGAAAGCAGAAGCAAGCTGTCCACTCCTCAGCGCCCATCTGCAACCTTCCAGAGCAGACACCGCGCGACTTCCTCAGAGGGACCGCCGAAACTGGACTCTCTTCCGAAAGATGTGGCTATGGAGAAATACTCTGGATTGCGGCTCAGGTCAGGACCGTTTAGAAAAGCTTCAAGTAGATGTGTTcaattcagtgttttttttttttctttttttctttttcacagaagcaatcccgttcgctcccggctgttttactggattttgactgattttgcaaggcccacagaaaattgtgttctattgctataaaagcatggaaccaatcaaaagaaagattaaagtctcttctttcatcaggaaaaaaaagtatatttctatctctttccgttttgcagcaattattattagaatatagatacgtgtaatcatttttcacaagtttatttagaattgtgagtaccgtaattgaccttttttacaacatggccctggttgatctcctttgctctggccgtttgtataataacctctttgcagttgagaggctgcatcaaaacctgtatgctctagcttaaaaaaaacaaaagaacgtataaatacgtctttgggacactaaaacATATCAAATAaagcgtatttatacgtttttgggagcaaatgagttaatcaggaaAAAGTGTTTTCAAATCAGAtgttttgtgtacatttcagaaaGCCACGAGTTTCATCCAACGATATGGACCGCAAGATGGCTGACCGTCGCCTGATCCGCCTGTCGCAGGTACCGGAGCGGCTGCAACGCGAGAAGCTGGAGGACAGCGACTGGGTGACGTTTGGCGTGCTGGTTAGCAAAGCAACACCGCAAAGCAGCAACAGCGTAAATATAAGGCATCACTTCCCAGATATTAGATCCAATGATGCGTtcaataacaaatattttatcctCTGTCTATGAAGGGTAAAACATTTAGCATCTGGAAGTTGAACGACCTCCACAATCTGGATGTGTTTGTGTCGCTCTTGCTGTTCGGCGACGTCCACAAGGAGCACTGGAAGACTGAAACGGGCACCGTCATCGGAATCCTAAACCCCAACTCCATGAAACAAAAAGACGGATATGACGGGGTGAGCACATAGCAAACTTTAAATGgcaacagtagtttttttttttttttttttcccctatggAGGCTTCATTTATTTCCATAGAGCAGTCAAGTTATGTTCCTTGTCACCTCTGTACCATTTAATTTAACTTATTTATGCAGTTCGTTGATGTTTTTACATTATAGGGAATTGTCATGACAATTTGGAATGAAAAAAGCTTGTGTATTGTGACATGCAGGTCAGTTTGACGGTGGATCACCCACAGAAGGTGTTGCTGATGGGTGAAGCTCAAGATTACGGCACATGCAAAGCCATGAAGAAAAATGGAGACCCCTGCTCTCAGCTCGTCAACATGGTAATACCGTAAATTAGTAAATAATGACACAAAGGGGAAtgaattgaaaatatttggcaaatttgatacattttctataattgtatttatattttaattatatttatttgaggttTGATCCTTTGTTACAGCATATGGTTAcagctgcgtttttttttttttttttttttttgttttttagtgaaTCAAGAAAATCAAGTTGCCTTGACTTGAGTAGTAAAATGAACGTTTACGTGAATATTTAACATTATTTTCCGATAAATCTTTTGTTTAAATTGTAATTGCGATAATGATCAATATTACAATGAAAATAGAGTGAattgttgtatttttcaaaTCAGCTATGACATGCGAAATTCTTTTGAGCTCATTGCATGCTTCTTCTTGCGTCCAGTATGAGTGCCAGTACTGCCAATATCACGTCAAGGCCCAGTACAAGAAGATGAGCTCCAAGAGGTCCGAGCTGCAGTCGTCATTCTCTGGAAAGGCGCCCAACAAGGTGAAGGGCGTCAGCCTCCGGGAGCGCATCTGTCAGGACGGCTTCCATTACGGCGGCGTCTCGTCGGCCGCCTGTGCAGCTTCACTGTAAGTCGAACGGCAGCTTCTGCTCGCAACTGACatttggagacttttttttttttttttttttttcctaagtgCATCCATATGTCTTGCAGAGCTGCATCCAAACCCCAAAAAACAGGACAGACAACTCTGGACAAGCTGTTTGTGAAAGGTTCCGCTCGTCACATCCTTGAGGCCAAAATGCTTGGTAAGGTCGGCTGCAGCTTCAATAATGCGTATTGGTCA is a genomic window containing:
- the LOC144003032 gene encoding calcium-responsive transcription factor-like, giving the protein MEEGDDDPVLSVVKWQDFLQDYSKDRNYIHGFVTTESNVDNILELYRRATKTTFCTRRSSSLQFDPLTCKNKKFCTRSFVFCRTISPCITDDGVPFTYGGTKTLECQYGPKREHRRKSDIATHSDENMPQKRLCTGVTKKKGCQAKISVWHICRLPEYAVTVKKSVTIWQTKAKQRLLQDLEAGKEVTMESRFYISLPLQRAHTEHSACGQTEAQPLHPQIIQWIEQLVDEGVTATRDVQAVLRCNVQTKMSDVVAPDEQHRAYYPTLKDIANHVYKAKVKRQAVNDKTDDITPTTLSLDTSHSFPEDPHQSPQLTSYADEIVGKARTELHEELNAMWMSSNNCDDAVPLAELKVAIKALHDQFLANLAERRHTTNQEDSSTDAKMSRMDNQLHAYFT
- the mcm10 gene encoding protein MCM10 homolog isoform X1, yielding MDCEDDLDILTALMAENGGCGEELQQADDLDGLFDNDSGDEYEERRYVEPEEELSELFGDVDDIENEEQVAKESKSKAGDSLNRSQEELQEELRQMQEKMQALQRQLEASQSASCSSSSVKTSESSPTLKPSPPSQATAKRIPAKAAAVTQNIQNQSVTSSSDPVRAGSQKVQESSDFISELSNADSFKRKPRMAHQSKHSTSPEARVPLVEIKMGSSFLPVESRSKLSTPQRPSATFQSRHRATSSEGPPKLDSLPKDVAMEKYSGLRLRKPRVSSNDMDRKMADRRLIRLSQVPERLQREKLEDSDWVTFGVLVSKATPQSSNSGKTFSIWKLNDLHNLDVFVSLLLFGDVHKEHWKTETGTVIGILNPNSMKQKDGYDGVSLTVDHPQKVLLMGEAQDYGTCKAMKKNGDPCSQLVNMYECQYCQYHVKAQYKKMSSKRSELQSSFSGKAPNKVKGVSLRERICQDGFHYGGVSSAACAASLAASKPQKTGQTTLDKLFVKGSARHILEAKMLAMKSGEVSNCSNEFKSLMSVPSPGALQLKKHLTKGHAPDAKDPQGAPFQSISASDLLKQQKQKQREFLLNRQRRVVDTQAAQVPKSTASSFLASPKAAAGVPKTTQSPAMPQIPTLGRGFSKGEDVLFFDASPPPVPAAAALSLSAAKRAALKKLKAKGMALEKEDPNAVKRKRTSSSEISARVEKSLTSPDAECGDADADVEPAEKKKRDELSYIQSEEFQKILNAKSLHGAVLQAAEYQLQEQYFDQLVKKEQMEEKMKGIREMKCRAVTCKKCNYTYFKPADRCVGENHPLRWHDAVKRFFKCPCGQRAIALDRLPHKHCSNCGLFKWQRDGMLKEKTGPKIGGELLKPRGEEHGRFLNSLK
- the mcm10 gene encoding protein MCM10 homolog isoform X2, which produces MDCEDDLDILTALMAENGGCGEELQQADDLDGLFDNDSGDEYEERRYVEPEEELSELFGDVDDIENEEQVAKESKSKAGDSLNRSQEELQEELRQMQEKMQALQRQLEASQSASCSSSSVKTSESSPTLKPSPPSQATAKRIPAKAAAVTQNIQNQSVTSSSDPVRAGSQKVQESSDFISELSNADSFKRKPRMAHQSKHSTSPARVPLVEIKMGSSFLPVESRSKLSTPQRPSATFQSRHRATSSEGPPKLDSLPKDVAMEKYSGLRLRKPRVSSNDMDRKMADRRLIRLSQVPERLQREKLEDSDWVTFGVLVSKATPQSSNSGKTFSIWKLNDLHNLDVFVSLLLFGDVHKEHWKTETGTVIGILNPNSMKQKDGYDGVSLTVDHPQKVLLMGEAQDYGTCKAMKKNGDPCSQLVNMYECQYCQYHVKAQYKKMSSKRSELQSSFSGKAPNKVKGVSLRERICQDGFHYGGVSSAACAASLAASKPQKTGQTTLDKLFVKGSARHILEAKMLAMKSGEVSNCSNEFKSLMSVPSPGALQLKKHLTKGHAPDAKDPQGAPFQSISASDLLKQQKQKQREFLLNRQRRVVDTQAAQVPKSTASSFLASPKAAAGVPKTTQSPAMPQIPTLGRGFSKGEDVLFFDASPPPVPAAAALSLSAAKRAALKKLKAKGMALEKEDPNAVKRKRTSSSEISARVEKSLTSPDAECGDADADVEPAEKKKRDELSYIQSEEFQKILNAKSLHGAVLQAAEYQLQEQYFDQLVKKEQMEEKMKGIREMKCRAVTCKKCNYTYFKPADRCVGENHPLRWHDAVKRFFKCPCGQRAIALDRLPHKHCSNCGLFKWQRDGMLKEKTGPKIGGELLKPRGEEHGRFLNSLK
- the optn gene encoding optineurin — translated: MMASGAPIMNGDIARSPTLTVTPEEALFQMNILIQENRNLKEALRQTNLTMKERFEELSLWREKQREERFFLESKLGEARVQMEELAVENQEMSQKLAQASKSDAALDVSQVATPSDSAEMDALRAQLSRLQAEKNDLVALNSELQLKANQNSCENSFIEIITTSDEGGVSMKGATESGKHPDASVTASRLDNEEVTVSHLLQSLRNETQRAERLQAELQATIDMIRAMEERRSLHVAVTTQTSLTEETRDNTEEDQMASEFIKSQMMTVFKDLQQAQSKLDEAEGMKKNLQDRCREVENDVATLKAQLVDTQAVKSENEQLKLQLDSMQAESLIVQKEAWEKRSNLAQLKDAYTKLFDDYNELQEERNRREAVLVEREVVDDLQGQLSAAEKALAAKQENIDSLKQEIFQKEKELETISVFEAQAQVYCSDFYAERAAREKLHEERERLAVQLEYVKKQNNHLQEQMNSMSRQKLSDMQRRHVANPNTQGAAFVSRGTDWQHQGSIPEHICPKCQEMLPDLDSLQIHIMDCIN